The genomic segment TGCCGCGTGCCGGCCAACTCGGCCAACTCGCGCTGGCTCAGGCCCGCCGTCCGCCGGTCGCGGATGATGTCGCGGGCCAGGCTGATGCGGGCATACTCTGCCGCCGGGTAGCGGCCGTGTTTGTCGGGCTTGGGCAGCGGGGGCAAGTCGCTATCGTCGAGCTTCACCTCGGCACCGGCGCGAGCGCACAGCCGCTCATACTCCGCCTCTTCGATGAGGACGAACCGCTTGCCCGCAACTTCGATCCGCTGGTGGCCGACCACGCTGCTTTTCCTCGATAAACGCTCTTTCGATGCTCGATTGCTTCCACAATCACTTCGTCAGACACGATGCGAAACACAAGGCGATATTCGCCAATGCGCTTTCTGAGTAATCCATGCAGGTTTCCGGTCAACCGTCTTGCGCCGCTATGGTACGCACCGTTTTCGAGTTGGCGGACTGTGTTGC from the Pirellulales bacterium genome contains:
- a CDS encoding helix-turn-helix domain-containing protein: MKLDDSDLPPLPKPDKHGRYPAAEYARISLARDIIRDRRTAGLSQRELAELAGTRQETLSRIEGGKYAPSAKLVDKIDAALKKAIRDRQKRRERA
- a CDS encoding type II toxin-antitoxin system RelE/ParE family toxin, which translates into the protein MPVVSLTKTAARQITGLSKRMKQRVCNTVRQLENGAYHSGARRLTGNLHGLLRKRIGEYRLVFRIVSDEVIVEAIEHRKSVYRGKAAWSATSGSKLRASGSSSSKRRSMSGCALAPVPR